One Dictyoglomus turgidum DSM 6724 DNA window includes the following coding sequences:
- a CDS encoding GGDEF domain-containing protein — protein MVLEKISKIIRENIRKSDIASRWGGEEFLILLPETNLQNATLVAEAFRRKIEEANFGIDEKITVSVGVANIENNESIDSLIQRADKNLYKAKEYGKNKVVF, from the coding sequence ATGGTTCTTGAAAAAATTTCGAAAATTATAAGAGAGAATATAAGAAAATCCGATATTGCTTCCCGATGGGGAGGAGAAGAATTTCTAATTCTCCTTCCAGAAACCAATCTCCAAAATGCAACCCTTGTTGCAGAAGCTTTTCGCAGGAAAATTGAAGAAGCAAACTTTGGAATAGACGAGAAAATAACTGTTAGTGTTGGAGTTGCAAATATAGAAAACAATGAAAGTATTGATTCTTTAATTCAAAGAGCAGACAAAAATCTTTACAAAGCAAAAGAATATGGTAAAAATAA